A single genomic interval of Polaribacter vadi harbors:
- a CDS encoding ATP-binding protein, which produces MYNTPHIIQVEGIQYQLGELKGNTIHYDFQKILTYLEAKGKALFGKNFKIYKEDYYIVYKLCVYAIQDEKNCKRLKIDPHKGILLSGPVGCGKTTLMKLVRHLTPHKRAYKIIPCRNVVFSFNYLGFKTIEDYGNDDFYCFDDIGVEPIGKHFGVESNVIGEILLSRYDLFCLPERSRRVKTHGTTNLNADEIEERYGNRVRSRMRELFNLIAFDKESIDKRC; this is translated from the coding sequence ATGTATAATACACCTCACATAATTCAAGTAGAAGGCATCCAATACCAATTAGGCGAACTAAAAGGCAATACAATTCACTACGATTTTCAAAAAATCCTAACCTATTTAGAAGCAAAAGGAAAAGCCTTATTTGGCAAGAACTTCAAAATCTATAAAGAAGATTACTATATCGTATATAAATTATGCGTGTATGCAATTCAGGACGAAAAAAACTGTAAAAGATTAAAAATAGATCCCCATAAAGGAATCTTATTATCGGGCCCTGTTGGGTGCGGAAAAACAACGTTAATGAAATTAGTAAGACACCTAACACCACATAAAAGAGCCTATAAAATAATTCCGTGCAGAAATGTTGTTTTCAGTTTCAATTATTTAGGATTTAAAACCATTGAAGATTATGGAAATGATGATTTTTATTGTTTCGATGACATCGGTGTAGAACCAATCGGTAAACATTTCGGGGTGGAATCCAATGTAATCGGCGAAATTTTACTTTCTCGGTACGATCTTTTTTGTCTCCCTGAGCGCAGTCGAAGGGTCAAGACACACGGCACCACAAACCTAAATGCAGATGAAATAGAAGAAAGGTACGGAAATCGAGTACGTTCTAGAATGAGAGAATTATTTAATTTAATTGCATTCGATAAAGAAAGTATTGATAAAAGGTGTTGA
- a CDS encoding helix-turn-helix domain-containing protein, producing the protein MPTAIITTDDLREFKEELLEDIKAIINHQSGFSPKKWLKSPEVRDLLSISAGTLQNFRINGTLPYSKVGGVIYYDYEEIQKVLEHNRIHNKF; encoded by the coding sequence ATGCCAACAGCAATCATCACCACAGACGATTTAAGAGAATTCAAAGAAGAACTATTAGAAGACATCAAAGCAATCATTAATCATCAATCGGGTTTTTCGCCTAAAAAATGGTTAAAATCTCCAGAAGTCAGAGATTTATTAAGCATTTCTGCAGGAACCTTACAAAATTTTCGAATAAACGGAACATTACCATACTCCAAAGTTGGAGGGGTTATCTATTACGACTATGAAGAAATTCAAAAGGTATTAGAACATAACCGTATTCATAATAAATTCTAA
- a CDS encoding type I restriction-modification system subunit M: protein MKQKAHNKVVNFIWGIADDVLRDVFVRGKYRDIILPFTVIRRLDVLLEKSKEKVLENDQFLIDNKIDDKSALNRFSGYPFYNTSRFTMGKNGPTEAKFKYVSLMSDPENIDSNLEEYLDGFGPNVQEIISKFKIRNQLQTMQEAGITFALIEKLVSNEINLGPNDVTNSKGEKLLGLSNLGMGYVFEELIRKFNEENNEEAGEHFTPREIIRLMTHVVFEPLKGQIKEHARYSIYDPACGSGGMLTEAEHFAEEITNNKSKFVLYGQEVNPETYAICTSDMLIKNENPENIAYGSTLGNDGFMGKEFDFMLSNPPYGKSWKIDIDAIQDGKKILDPRFSVGTPRSSDGQLLFLANMAYKMKNNTDLGSRVASVHNGSALFTGDAGSGESNIRKWLIENDWVDCIIGLPKNMFYNTGISTYIFILSNRKLEHRKGKVQLIDATEIYKKKRKSLGNKSNELTKDHIRQITDIYLNFEATEKSKIFKNSDFGYQKIIIDRPLRLSCQFTQEKVDGLRFHNALQDEMEYIYEQFGEDVYTDIKQHKESLLKYWEANEIKVSPANKNKLFDVKYWKVQKGIMDAAQKLFNHFGDTVSNDFNIYKGELDKSIKKLKISISPSEKKQIINAISWKNEEAEPIVKKKEKDGTIIYEPDSDLRDSENVPLLEDIDIYFKSEVLPHVSDAWIDYSKTTIGYEISFTKYFYKYKPLRSLERITKDLIALENESDGLIKNILT from the coding sequence ATGAAGCAAAAAGCACACAATAAAGTAGTAAATTTTATCTGGGGGATAGCAGATGATGTTTTAAGAGATGTATTTGTAAGAGGAAAGTATAGAGATATTATTTTACCTTTTACAGTTATTAGAAGGTTAGACGTATTACTTGAAAAATCAAAAGAAAAGGTACTAGAAAATGATCAATTTTTAATTGATAATAAAATTGACGATAAATCTGCATTGAATAGATTCTCTGGTTATCCTTTTTATAATACTTCTCGTTTTACAATGGGAAAAAATGGTCCTACAGAAGCAAAGTTTAAGTATGTGTCTTTAATGTCTGATCCGGAAAATATAGATTCAAATTTAGAAGAGTATTTAGATGGATTTGGACCAAACGTTCAAGAGATTATTTCTAAGTTCAAAATTAGAAACCAGCTTCAAACGATGCAAGAAGCTGGAATTACTTTTGCATTAATTGAAAAATTGGTTTCCAATGAAATCAACCTTGGTCCAAATGATGTAACCAACTCAAAAGGTGAAAAACTACTTGGTTTATCAAATTTAGGAATGGGGTACGTTTTTGAAGAGTTGATTAGAAAATTCAACGAAGAGAATAATGAAGAAGCAGGAGAACATTTTACGCCAAGAGAAATAATACGTTTAATGACACATGTTGTTTTTGAGCCTTTAAAAGGACAGATAAAAGAACATGCACGTTATTCTATTTACGACCCTGCTTGTGGTTCTGGAGGTATGCTTACCGAAGCAGAACATTTTGCAGAAGAAATTACAAATAACAAATCTAAGTTTGTTTTGTATGGGCAAGAAGTAAACCCAGAAACATATGCTATTTGTACTTCTGACATGCTAATTAAAAATGAAAATCCTGAAAATATCGCCTATGGTTCAACGCTAGGGAATGATGGATTTATGGGAAAGGAATTTGATTTTATGCTTTCTAATCCACCATACGGAAAGAGTTGGAAAATTGATATCGATGCTATTCAGGATGGTAAAAAAATATTAGATCCGAGATTTTCTGTAGGGACACCTAGAAGTAGTGATGGACAATTGTTGTTTTTAGCTAACATGGCTTATAAAATGAAGAACAATACAGATTTAGGTTCTCGTGTGGCTTCTGTACACAATGGTTCGGCATTATTTACAGGTGATGCAGGAAGCGGTGAAAGTAATATTAGAAAATGGTTAATAGAAAACGATTGGGTAGATTGTATTATCGGTTTACCAAAGAACATGTTTTATAATACAGGTATTTCTACCTATATCTTTATTCTTTCTAATAGAAAATTAGAACACAGAAAAGGTAAAGTACAATTAATAGATGCGACCGAAATATATAAAAAGAAGCGAAAAAGTTTAGGTAATAAATCTAATGAATTAACGAAAGATCATATTAGACAGATTACTGATATTTATTTGAATTTTGAAGCTACTGAAAAGTCTAAAATATTCAAAAACTCCGATTTTGGCTATCAAAAAATTATTATCGATAGACCTTTGCGTTTGTCCTGCCAATTTACACAAGAAAAAGTAGACGGATTAAGGTTTCATAATGCACTACAAGATGAAATGGAGTACATCTACGAACAATTTGGAGAAGATGTATACACAGATATAAAACAGCACAAAGAGTCTTTGTTAAAATACTGGGAAGCCAATGAGATTAAAGTTTCTCCAGCAAATAAGAACAAATTGTTTGATGTGAAATATTGGAAGGTTCAAAAAGGAATAATGGATGCAGCACAAAAGCTATTTAACCATTTTGGAGATACTGTTTCTAATGATTTCAATATCTATAAAGGAGAATTGGATAAGAGTATTAAAAAACTTAAAATAAGTATAAGTCCTTCTGAAAAAAAGCAAATTATTAATGCCATTAGTTGGAAGAATGAAGAAGCAGAACCAATTGTAAAGAAGAAAGAAAAAGATGGGACCATTATTTACGAACCAGATTCTGACTTAAGGGATTCAGAAAATGTACCGTTACTTGAAGATATTGATATCTATTTTAAAAGCGAAGTATTACCTCATGTTTCAGATGCTTGGATTGATTATTCTAAAACAACAATTGGTTACGAAATATCATTTACCAAGTATTTTTATAAATACAAACCTCTTAGAAGTCTTGAAAGAATAACCAAAGATTTGATAGCATTGGAAAACGAAAGTGACGGTTTAATTAAAAACATCCTTACTTAA
- a CDS encoding RteC domain-containing protein has product MKKYEEKVKELENKLEILESEIEDILQVAEKGIKITKKILIEIRNTVVKKEFKSKLNEIKFFKVYKPQVYSKVIYYVTLFNIESKRPRSSNKSKVKYLNNHIDKLQVYFNENLEFYQYYRRGATFLDEQYFLRGKANLRLYPDTFHFLTDEQFSTSHDSIIATILAFDMLIIHLKKEVDKLEDNGMETNLDVFQVQSKLFWTGNKTELVELIYALHSAGKINSGTADIKELAMACEEMFNINLGDYYRTFLEIRSRKINQTKFIDKLKESLITKMLESDE; this is encoded by the coding sequence TTGAAAAAATATGAAGAAAAAGTAAAAGAATTAGAAAATAAATTAGAAATTTTAGAATCTGAAATAGAAGACATTTTACAAGTTGCAGAAAAAGGTATTAAAATAACTAAGAAAATACTAATTGAGATTAGAAATACTGTTGTTAAAAAAGAATTCAAAAGTAAATTAAATGAAATAAAATTTTTTAAAGTATACAAACCTCAGGTATATAGTAAAGTAATATACTATGTAACTTTATTTAATATAGAAAGTAAGAGGCCTAGAAGTAGTAATAAGTCTAAAGTTAAGTATCTCAATAATCATATAGATAAATTACAAGTTTATTTCAATGAAAACTTAGAGTTTTATCAATATTATAGAAGGGGTGCTACTTTTTTAGATGAACAATATTTTTTAAGAGGGAAAGCAAATTTGCGTTTGTATCCAGATACGTTTCATTTTTTAACAGACGAACAATTTTCTACAAGTCACGATAGCATAATAGCTACAATTTTAGCTTTTGATATGCTAATAATCCATCTCAAGAAAGAAGTTGATAAACTAGAAGACAATGGTATGGAAACAAATTTAGATGTTTTTCAAGTACAATCCAAACTATTTTGGACAGGAAATAAAACAGAATTAGTAGAGCTTATTTATGCACTGCATAGCGCTGGTAAAATAAATAGCGGTACTGCAGATATTAAAGAATTGGCAATGGCATGTGAAGAAATGTTCAATATTAATTTAGGGGATTATTATAGAACATTCCTTGAAATACGTTCAAGGAAAATAAATCAAACAAAATTCATTGATAAACTTAAGGAATCCCTAATAACTAAGATGCTTGAATCCGATGAATAG